One Myxococcales bacterium genomic region harbors:
- a CDS encoding sulfatase: protein MSRKSAAIARPAFWSIVILLWLLAAFGCQALPAPTPVYLIGIDTLRADALGCYGGVHPTPVLDDFAKQAVVFDNCIAPASWTVPSMVSIITGLYPFHHGCVKALQENGRVLSQQKLSDGYNTLAELFKRINYRTYGVSGNGHLDEKYGFAQGFDEYVCHPFVDKEGVTSSWQGIVPRLAAEYRFGQGVFGFLFYFDPHHPYVPQEPYISQYLPDYKKNLDKVFGKDMLELIREGVFADPELVKLARALYESEVAALDAHLGEVLKNLPGYEDAIVIITADHGEEFYEHGEMIHGNNLMQTQIHVPLMIKLPKGKNAGLRVKDPVSTIDIFATLADVLHAPPMSKTDGVSLLPLLEGQPATPRDLFSQIDLPWARQSAMVRWPHKYIQRIDGRRHIFDLAADPREENDAFEELKGGESAEAFKTLLESVGYQVRFPPRSITEDLSDEMHEKLKNLGYLN, encoded by the coding sequence ATGTCCCGAAAAAGTGCCGCGATCGCGAGGCCGGCGTTTTGGTCGATTGTGATCCTGCTGTGGCTGCTGGCGGCTTTCGGCTGTCAGGCCCTGCCGGCGCCGACGCCGGTTTACCTGATCGGCATCGACACGTTGCGGGCGGACGCGCTGGGCTGTTACGGCGGCGTTCATCCCACTCCGGTGCTGGACGATTTCGCCAAGCAGGCGGTGGTATTCGACAACTGCATCGCGCCGGCGAGTTGGACCGTGCCGAGCATGGTCAGCATCATCACCGGCCTTTACCCGTTTCATCACGGTTGCGTCAAAGCCTTGCAGGAAAACGGGCGGGTGCTGTCGCAGCAGAAACTGTCGGACGGTTACAATACCCTGGCGGAGCTGTTCAAACGGATCAACTACCGCACGTATGGCGTCAGCGGCAACGGGCACCTCGACGAGAAATACGGTTTTGCGCAAGGCTTCGACGAATACGTCTGCCATCCGTTCGTCGACAAGGAAGGGGTGACCTCGAGCTGGCAGGGCATCGTGCCGCGGCTGGCGGCCGAATACCGCTTCGGCCAGGGCGTCTTCGGATTTTTGTTCTACTTCGATCCGCATCACCCCTACGTGCCGCAGGAACCGTACATCTCGCAGTACCTGCCCGATTACAAAAAGAACCTGGACAAGGTGTTCGGCAAGGACATGCTGGAGTTGATTCGCGAAGGCGTCTTCGCCGATCCGGAACTGGTCAAGTTGGCGCGGGCGCTTTACGAATCCGAGGTGGCGGCGCTGGACGCGCACCTGGGCGAAGTGCTGAAAAACCTGCCGGGCTATGAAGACGCGATCGTCATCATCACCGCCGATCACGGCGAGGAATTTTACGAACACGGCGAAATGATCCACGGCAACAACCTGATGCAGACGCAGATTCACGTGCCGCTGATGATCAAGCTGCCCAAAGGAAAAAACGCCGGCCTCCGGGTGAAAGACCCGGTGTCGACGATCGACATCTTTGCCACACTGGCGGATGTCCTGCACGCGCCGCCGATGAGCAAGACCGACGGCGTCAGCCTGTTGCCGCTGCTGGAAGGGCAACCCGCGACGCCGCGCGATCTGTTCAGCCAGATCGATCTGCCCTGGGCCCGCCAATCCGCCATGGTGCGGTGGCCCCACAAATACATTCAACGCATCGACGGCCGCCGCCATATTTTCGATCTGGCGGCCGACCCGCGGGAAGAAAACGACGCCTTTGAGGAACTCAAGGGCGGCGAGAGCGCCGAAGCCTTCAAGACGCTGCTCGAAAGCGTGGGCTATCAGGTCCGTTTTCCGCCCCGCTCCATCACCGAAGATCTGTCGGATGAGATGCACGAGAAGTTGAAAAACCTGGGCTACCTGAACTGA